One genomic region from Oncorhynchus clarkii lewisi isolate Uvic-CL-2024 chromosome 21, UVic_Ocla_1.0, whole genome shotgun sequence encodes:
- the LOC139378970 gene encoding protein canopy 4, with product MELFFLCLFWVCSFAISAEDERLPNRCEVCKFLTVELQAALEKTGRSKEVLELGAVLDTGKRRRKIKYNTSETRLTEAVDNICEGILQYSVHAERPGSLRYAKGTSQTMATLKNLVHKGVKVELGLPYELWDEPSVEVSDMKKQCETMLEQYEEVVEDWYFHHQEERLERFLCETHILKTSEQECLQEVWKGDMGKKGSKVEVASEEEGEGKTHDAGEL from the exons ATGGAACTTTTCTTCTTGTGCCTTTTTTGGGTGTGCAGCTTCGCTATATCAGCCGAGGACGAAAGACTGCCCAATCGATGCGAAG TGTGTAAGTTCCTGACGGTGGAGCTCCAAGCAGCCTTGGAGAAGACGGGTCGGTCCAAGGAGGTTCTGGAGCTAGGAGCAGTGCTGGACACGGGTAAACGCAGACGCAAGATCAAATACAATACCTC TGAGACCCGTCTGACGGAGGCAGTGGATAACATCTGTGAGGGGATCCTACAGTACAGTGTCCATGCTGAGAGACCTGGCAGCCTCCGATACGCCAAG ggtACCAGTCAGACCATGGCCACTCTGAAGAACCTGGTCCATAAGGGGGTGAAGGTGGAGTTGGGTCTGCCCTATGAACTCTGGGACGAACCCTCAGTGGAGGTGTCCGACATGAAGAAACAG TGTGAGACGATGCTAGAGCAGTATGAGGAGGTTGTGGAGGACTGGTACTTCCACCATCAGGAGGAGAGGCTGGAGCGCTTCCTGTGTGAGACACACATTCTCAAGACCTCCGAGcaag aatGTCTACAGGAGGTTTGGAAGGGTGACATGGGAAAGAAGGGATCCAAAGTGGAGGTAGCAAgcgaagaagagggagaagggaagactCACGACGCAGGAGAACTGTGA